The genomic interval cctcaggactacctggcattgacgactcctggctgtccccgtccgcagtccacctggttgtgctgctgatccagtttctgctgttctgcctgtggctatggagcCCTGACCCGTTTACCAGATGTGCTAACTTGTCGTGCTGCTCATCTAatttctgctgttctgcctgcggcttttgaaccctgacctgttcaccggacctgCTACCTTATCCCAGACCTGCtatttcctccatccctctcgctctctctaccgcacctgctgtctcgacctctgaatgctcggctatgaaaagccaactgacatttactcctgaggtgctgacctgtcgcaccctctataaccactgtaattattatttgaccccgttggtcatctatgaacatcttgaagaacaatttAGCCTTAATGGCTATGTATACTTACAGTATAATCTCCACCGGCGCAGCCAGAAGAGGTCTGGCCACACCTctaagcctggttcctctctaggtttcttcataaattcctgcctttctagagagtttttcctaaccactgtgcttctacataagcattgcttgctctttggagttttaggctgggtttctgtataagcacttggtgacatctgctgatgtaaaaagggctttataaatacatttgattgatttatcaGTTGCATTTCCAGAGGCTCAACATCAAAGTCCAATTCAATAGAAATCTGTCAATAGGCTTTTAATAAAACATGATTAAACAGTTTATGTAATACAATCGTGTTGAGTGACAGTTGCTTTGTTACTGATAAGACAATGGAATGTTACTACTGAGTCTTGAGAGTAGATGGGATCAGTAGTAGGCTCATCTCTGGATTATGTCCAAGAGATACCGGTATGTCCGCCAGGTTATAAGCCTAATGAATAATAACTAGAATATTCTTCCATTAATAAAACAGGTTGTGATAAAATGTGACATTGCAGTTCCTCATAGTTCAGATTCCCAACCTCCCATGGTTCTCCCACAACCAGGCATGgtacttgttcagtttatggtCCTGAGGTTTCAcctatgtaaacacacacacacacacaaacatacacacaaagtTAACCTTATCTAAATCCGTCACTTCAATCCAATATTCTTTTTTTTAGCAAAAAATGGAAAACCTGTTATTGTTGAGGAAGATGGTGGCCACCAGGAGCTTCCAGGGGTCATGGAACAGGGTCTCCTGCACCAGCTGGAAGGGGGAGCGAAGAGTGGTCCACTTCCTCCTGGGGGTCTCAGACCTGTGCCGGGACAGACTGCAGATCTAAGAAAAAGGGGTTTTGATAACAAATAAACACGTTTTTTTATTAAACTGACATTTCTCTCCAAGAATGGCAAGTTCTGTTAAGCTCAACTATTTATTAAATTATGACCATCTCTCAGTTACTTCCTGCTGAAAGAAGGACTggtcttctgtttctctcctaaTAGTTCTGTGCAGAACAGGTACAACAGGCACCTAAGGCATCACTACAAACATTGAACATGTTATTGGTCAATACACTGAAACCAGGTCCAAGAAGATGTAAAACATTTTCTATATCTAGGCATCATAGTGAATACACATTATGCATCATAACTCATAGCACAATGCACATACACACTGCTCTGGGGATCTTTTAGTGGTGTACAGCGTCCTCTAGTGGTCTGGGGAGATGATAGCAGTGCTTCATCATTCACCTCTGCCTCTATATCCCCCACACACTTTCCCTCCCCCATTctctcaccctcagcctcccccTCTCAGAAGCAGACTGCACCCTAAGGACTGGGACATGTAAAGGTGACACAGGAAACCACTCTCCTTGACCAATGAGAGCGTCCTGTAGCTCAGTGGGCGGGGCCAGCCTGACCTGCTTTTCTCACAGCAGCCCTGGCCTCCTCTGGGGGCTCTTCTCAAGTACAACATCATCAACTGGCTCCGCCAACACAGACTGCAGACGCCTCTCAGTCTCAttgtcatcaccatcatcatcaccccttctCACAGAGGTTTGTATGTTTCTCTCGTTAATGTCCTCATTGGTGTCTGATGTGTGGCCAGTTTCTGTGTCTCTCCCAGCTGCCTGTCTGTGATTCACCTGGCCAAGGGAGGTCTGTCAGGGGTATACTGAATTGACAAAGTGCCTTTTCCTCTAACTCTGAGTTCTCTGCTTGTAGGATTTTGCGAAATAGGCTCTTTTTGTGTTATTTGGAGAAAGGCGTAATATTCGACCCCCCTCTTCCATATTCTCCTCTGtgtcctgcctgtctgtgtcctgcCTGTATGTGTTTTACCTGTCATCCGTGACCTCTTAGGTGTGACGTGTGTGTTCCTGAtgaccattcctctgtctgtcctggttGGGCTGTGGGGTCACAGCTGCACTGCCACTCCTGGCTGTTGTGACATCAAAGTTGTCTATCTGTAGATCCCCTCCGCCATCTTTAAGGTGGAAGGCTTGATGAGACACTCTGGACGGAACCTCTGTCCCTGGGGACTGCAGAGGTAGACAGATCAGTCACCTCATGTGGAATTATTGATCTGACTTTATGATCTCACTCTGAAATGCACTTAGCCCCTAGCCCTGACAGTAAGATACAGACATACTTCAGTGATGTTTACATGCAACAAGACTTGAGAATGAGAGCATATGATGGATTGGACCCAGCTTGTTTTCTAACTGTCATATCTGAACCAGAAACAGCCATAGCGTCTGCCTCTCCATCAGGATTAGTGTGTGTCAGTGATGGTGTTCTCTGTGTTGAGGTCATTGTTTTTTAGCCTGGTTGTGACCGTGTTGTTGGTGTCAGTAGGTTGAAACACAACTTTTATCAAAAGTGGACTGTCCCTCTCACAGCCTGTGATGGAGCTGACTGTCCCCTGTTGAGTTTCATGTGGCTGAGATCCTCATGCTCCAGTCCTCCCTCTCATCTTCAGTCATGATGTTGCTCTCTCAATCTATCTGGGGTTGAAGCTCTATACCTAGCTGCCACTAACAAAAATATGAATTAGAACAGTCAATCCACTGTCCATCATGTTATAGGGATTGGGAAAATAGGTGACTattaactaactagctaactttAACTAACTAGCTAAGTAATGCATTTGCAGAGGCTTGATCTGACAGCTGTGTTTTGTTTACATGCCTCATCATCACATGCTGTTCTAGAAAAATGTTGCATATTACTTAATGATCAAGTTTAATAAAGTTGTCGGGTGCTAGGCATTTCGGGGGCATGACATCAACATATTTGGATAAATTGTATCTGCCGTTGTGCTGTATGAAGTTCTGTGAACTACTTTGTGAGCGACTCTGCTTGACTCATGCGCAGAACACAGGAAGGAggacaggaaagagagaagggagtcTGCGCACAAGCAAGCAGGTCCTGCCATGTAAACGATCCTCGGCCCCACGAAAAGACAGCAACCTGTTGAACAACCTAACGTGTATCTGTTTAATTTGTTAAAAAGGCAAAATGAGGGCAGTTCCTACGTGGATTGACAAAGTACATGATCGCGACAAAGTTGAGCAATGGTAATCTAGCCTTTGCATTTACAGTTTTATCAACAGGCCTGATGTTGCACAGTTGGGAGTGTTGATAGCAACGGCGGTTACTATGTAAACTCCCGCAGTGGCTGGCTAGCTATCTAGTTAGCCAACTGTAGCAAACTAGCTTTGTTTACTAAGATTTTCACTATCCATTTCATGCAATCTTAAAATAAAGGATCTGTCTACTAACGAGTGATAACGTTGCTAGTTAGCTAGGTAATCTGTTTGCGTGGCTAAGCACAGCTAGAACATTAATGCTAACTAGCAGAGCAGCTACCTATGGCTTAATAGCATAATTGAAACAGGTTTTCAGCATATTGTGATTGCAGTACATTTTCTCCCTAGTATCTACGACCTTGCCTTCAAACCAGATGGCAGCCAGCTTATTGTGGCAGCTGGGAATCGTGTTTTGGTGAGTTTGGGGATGATGATGCCATTGGTTTTCGAATCATAGCTAAGTTGAGGAGAGTGGAATTGCATACAATAAGTATTGCATATTGTCTTTCCAGGTGTATGACACATCAGATGGAACTCTCATTCAGCCTCTGAAAGGACACAAGGACACAGTGTACTGTGTTGCCTACGCCAAAGATGGTACTTAGTACAGTACACTCTTAACACACCAATCTGGATGTTCCCAATTAACAAACACGAGTCTGTTGGGTCTCACATTGTGCTTCTCTGTAGGGAAACGGTTTGCCTCAGGTTCTGCTGACAAAAGCATCATCATCTGGACATCTAAACTGGAGGGTATTTTGAAATATACGTGAGTGATCATTATTACTacagaattaggaattagaataatttaataggatctctatgattattacacacattacaacattatcaGTAGCATTATGTTCTGTTGAGGTCACTCCTGGCTCACTCACTATGCATATTTTGTTTGTATGTTGCTCCTCAGACATAATGACTCCATCCAGTGTGTTGCCTACAACCCAGTCAGCCACCAGCTGGCCTCCTGCTCCTCTGGGGACTTTGGTGAGTGGTACACTGGGATTGTCCtgtcctctacacctctacaGGGAATAGGTTGAAAGGGGTGTTGAAGACATGCAGCCATAAGAGCAGCATCTGTAtaatttgtttctctctctaggtctgtggtcCCCAGAACAGAAATCTGTATCCAAGCACAAAGTCAACAGCAAGATAACATGTTGTGGGTGAGTATTGAGAAATTGCTGCTCTCCTTTTTGTTTGGATAGCCTCTCTTATGTTCAGTATTGTCATAATCCTTTTGACCGCAGGTGGACCAACGACGGTCAGTACCTGGCCCTGGGCATGATGAACGGGGTGGTGAGCATCAGGAATAAGAACggagaggagaaggtgaaaaTAGAGCGACCAGGAGgatcctcctctcctatctggTCCATCGCATGGAACCCCTCCAAGTGAGTCACTCACCTCTCATGTGGGCCTTTTGctgtgtaaaacattttaaacctgTGTGTGCAATGTCTTGGAGAGTAAAGGTTTACTGCTTTTGAAATCaacaataatacatttttttctgagtgaTATTTCTCTGTATTGAGTCAGTTCACAATGTGAAACAAGCATGGTAGTGAAAATCAGAGAATGACAGTGTATGACCTGTAGACAGCCAGCAAGTGTCAGTGTTTGACCAGGCAGCCTCTGACAGGGACTGGTGGAAGTGGATGCCCTTCTGTGAGGGAGAGGACGATGAGGCGGTGGATGTGGACAGCAGCATGCCAGAGCCCCTGTGCCTGGTCATTGACACCGCCTACAGCCAGAGCTGCAGTAGCAGGGTAGAGGTCCTGGGGCTAGGCaggcagctggagagagagaggcaggtaggaAGAGGAGCAGAGACGGACAggcctgaaggagaggaggaggagcccaTGCTGCAGGGAGGGTTCTCTGATCCAGACCACTTCAGCCAGCTCAGGTAgggaaggcagagagggaggacagagaaattGAGAAAGGTAACATCAAAGCTCAGGGAAATACTTTGGTTAGGTCTAGATTTGTTTGGAGGCAACACAATGATATAGGACACTTACTTTTACCATACCAGTGAGATGTAGGGTTTAATGTACCTTTTGGGTGAATTCGATTTGAAATCTTTCTAAATCCAGTTTAATTGTCAGAATGTTAAAGTGGAAAATATAAATTCATGTTGGAGTGTCTCTCTTAGGGATGAGCACAATGACATCCTGGCTGTGGCAGACTGGGGGCAGAAGCTATCCTTCTACCAGCTCAGTGgaaaacaggtgtgtgtctgCAAAACGCATGTCCGTGAACCATCTCCTCAACATTTACTTCAGGCGTCTGGaatttaataaatgtttttgCCTTCTTCCGGCCCATCTGGATAGTGGGAACATGTTAGATAAACATTTTGGGTTTGTTTCCACAGCAAATGAATAAATAGTCTACATGTCTAacataaaataaaacataaaatataCTAAAAATGCAATGGTGAAAGATATTGAAAAGAGCAACTTTGCTTAATAGAAACTACTGTGTAGCACATCGGTGTGTAGGACACAAAGTTGTTACATACAGATCAAGTAAGTAGCGCTTCATGAGTCTTGACTTGTATGAGCCGAAACAGCTCATGGGAGCAGGAGCATGAGCCAAGTACACAGGACGTTAGTATATCGCAACCCCCAATCTATCTcatgctgagtgccaagcaagGTTGGATTAGgtcccatttttacagtctttggtatgactcgcCCCGAGGATCCAACTCTCAATCTTCCAATCGCAGGACGGACACTCTAACCACTGAATTGGTTACAGATCAAGAGGCCTAGGTTATGACCACGGGTTTAGGTTGTGCTCCCAGATGGGCACCGGTGATTGGTCAACGAAACCCCAATGGCCTCGGTGCTATCACTCATCCACGATAACACATAAACCACTTAAGGTGGCCACTGTCTGAGACCTTTAAGCCCTGTATTTTCTGTTGCAATTAGCCTGTCAGGGACTATTGAAACCGTAACACTGCACTGGAAATGATCCTGTTTGGCCATTTAATAATGATTCCGTCACTACTCCTCCCCCATATCCCCCTGGGTAATATTGTAATTACAGACAAATATGCACTGTTTCATTACCCTGCCATGGAACCTTAGTCTCATGTGTTGTCACTGGGCTGTTTATCAGTGTAAGTGAACATGCTGTTTTGATTACCGTGCTATGAGTAGTCTGTAATGAAAAAAGGGAGGTTGTCCAAAAGGGTTTTATTTCAGGGTAAAAGAATGGACTGTCAGGCGGTTATTTTTCAGCGTGAGGAGAAACAGATGCACAGAGTCGGGGAACTGATATGACGTTGCGCAAAAGGACTTCAAGTGCCAGCACAATAGAGCCTATTTAGAAGCAagaaagtgtgtatgtgtttttccATCTCTTTGGTCAGGCGCTTAAGGGGATGGGCTAAGGACTGTAGGCTTTCCCGATATAGTGCACAACCCTGTGGCTCTGGTAAAAAATAGGCCATTCCCCAAGTCAGGGGAAATCCTTGGCCTAGACAAGCATAGCCCAGTTAAAGGTCAATAAATGTGAAGTAGACTTTATTTCAatatctgttcctctctctctcagattggGAAGGACAGAACTCTGACCTATGACCCCTGCTGTGTCAGCTACTTCTCCAAGGGGGAGTACATTGTGATGGGTGGCTCAGACAAGCAGGCCTCCCTCTACACCAAAGATGGGGTGCGGCTCGGCACCATCGGGGAGCAGAGCTCCTGGGTGTGGACCTGTAGAGTCAAACCTGACTCCAACTATGTGGTGTGTCTCTTTTCGTCACGTGTGTGTACATTTGGGTAAATGTGTGAGAGTGTTACGTGCGTGTGTCTAAAGTGAACTGTATTGGAACGCTATAATTTTAAATAGTGCTGATATGATGCGGAGACATGTTGTGAAGAACGAAGAGCTGAAATGATAAAATGATACTGACAACGCTACAGATGTCATCTGTCAGATCAAGTGTTGATGCAACCTCATATCACTTTGGGACACATGTAGAGATGAGTTATTTTTAACTTGTGGAGAAAGCATCTGTGATCACCCATAGAGAACATGGAAGTAATATCACTATATCTTTCTTTTGGATTGTATTAATACTAACAACTCATATGGGAGGGCATAAGGTGCTACCTTGCTGACATCTCCACATTGTCTCAGACAGGGCTCTAACAAAAAGAAGGaacaccctgtctctctgtcttttcatGAAAGTGTTAATGGGAACCACTGCTACATTGaactctcatttcctctcctctgtttaggTGTTGGGCTGCCAGGATGGGACCATAGCCTTCTTCCAGCTCATCTTCAGCACGGTGCACGGCCTGTACAAGGACCGCTATGCCTACAGAGACAGCATGACCGATGTCATCGTCCAGCACCTCATCACTGAACAGAAAGGTGGATTGATTTAGACTagggctccccaaccctgttcctagagagctaccctcctgtaggttatcgcttcaaccccagttgtaactaacctgattgtgcttatcaaccagctaattattaaaATCAGGttgcgctagattagggttggagtgaaaacctaaaGGACAGTAGcgctccaggaacaaggttggataGCTCTGATTTAGacagtacacagtgttgtacttCTCTTATTAGAATTCAGAATAAGCCTGTTTGTTTTATTCAAATTCAAATCTGTAGCACGTTGCGTGACCTTTTACCTCTTCAGTGTTAGCAGATCTGATGGAACTGGATGGGTGTAAGCAATACGGTGGCCCATTGGAAGGCTATGTAGAGTCACACCATCTGGTCTATTCAGGACTATTGGGGACTGGGATTATATGCCCTGTTCTAACTGTGCCTCCTACTTTTGTGCTTTCTTCATGCCCAGTGAGGATCAAGTGCAGAGAGCTTGTGAAGAAGATAGCTATCTACAGGAACCGCCTGGCCATCCAGCTGCCTGAGAAGATCCTCATCTACGAGCTGTACTCTGACGACTCCTCGGACATGCACTACCGCATCAAGGAGAAGATCTGCAGAAAGTTTGAGTGCAACCTGCTCGTGGTCTGCTCCCAGCACATCATCCTGTGTCAGGTGAGACTTCTACCCAATCCCAAAATCATACCCTATCACCTACTTCCCCCAGACACACATCTAAACTATAGTGGTAGTTGTGTCATATTATTTGCCTACATTAATGTCTGTATTTAGACTAAATACTTTGATTAATAACTGTTGTCCCGGGATTTGCTTTTGGCTTGAGGCTTTTCTCAAACACTCCGTTATAAGCATGTCCCTAAAGTGCCATACCAACACAAACTATTTGGCCTGACTCAGTAACACTGGCCTGCAGAGACATCGTCTCATGTGAATTATACTAATGCATCGGTGACAGATTGCGAAAGACCCTGCCGAGAGACATTAGCATGCTGTTATCATATTTGAAACCCAGTGAATTAGCGGTTAGCGCTGCGTCGCTACTCCAAAACACcctagagagagaggccagagatgGATGGTTAGAGCCAGTGGTCATCCAGATGTTTCTTCCTATCCTTCTTATAGGCTCCAGCTGTATCTGTGCTCCTTTAGGGCAGGGGTGGCAACAGGCAGCCCGTGGGCAAAAAACAGCCCacaagtgttttttttattgggACCCCCAAAGTttttggttaaaaaaataaatatcaaatcattttttttcttttggggttttttctttatttttgttgTTAAAAAAGACTGTACGATTACcatggaaatctgttcccaagtatttccacaaataaaaaaagagacaTTATGTGATTATGTCTCAATGTAATCCAATAGAACCTCTGTatgggcttagttgtggtcaatttccagtgtacaaattattataattatttcccGGCCCCCGACCAGCCGCTCTGATAAAAAtcggcccgcggctgaatctagttgcctaccccaGCTTAAGGGTgtaggcttcctatttcacaacaatgcATCCTTCTCTCATGCTGCCCTCGTTAAACGGACTATCCtatcgatccttgactttggcaatgtcatttacaaaatagcctccaacactcttctCAGCAAATtcgatgcagtttatcacagtgtcatatgttttgtcaccaaagccccatatactacccaccactgtgacctgtatgctctcgttggctggccctcacttcatattcgtcgccaaacccactggctccaggtcatctataagtctttgttaggttaagctccgccttatctcagctcactggtcaccatagcagcacccacccgtagcatgcgctccagcaggtatatttcactggtcacccccaaagccaattactactttggctgcctttccttctagTTTTCTGCTGCCTATGACTGGAATGAAcagcaaaaatcactgaaactggagactcgtatctccctcactaactttaagcatcagctgtcagagcagcttacagatcattgcacctgtacacagcccatctgtaaatagcccactcaacgacctcatccccatactgtatttatttatttattttgctcctttgcaccccagtatttctatttacacattcatcttctgcacatctatcactccagtgtttaactgCTAAATGTTCATTATTTCGCCAATatggactatttattgccttacctccctaatcttacttaatttgcacacactgtatatatacttttctattgtgttatagactgtacatttgtttatttcatgtgtaactctgttgtttatgtcgcactgctttgctttatcttggccaggttgcagttggaaatgagaacttgttctcaactggcctatctggttaaataaaggtgaaataaaaaaatagagaCCCTGTCACTTAGTCTCTTTTCCTCAGCCATCAGACAGCCTAAATGAGGCGGGGAGGAGTGAGAGGTTACCAACACAGCACTGTGGAACCTGGCTGGATGTCTCTGGTGGTTTCCTCTCTGGTTTGTGTCTCTGTGGtttgacagagaggagggggggaagggGAGCAGTCCGGAGTTAACTCTGTGTATTATTTTCCcctaaatctgtgtgtgtgtgacagaagtGCTTTAAATCTGCCTCTAATAGCCCTGCTACAGCTTCACCAACTGAGGCTGATGGTTTCTCTGTTAAGACTGTCTAACCTCTGACCGGGCTGTGGTTgtctgtgtcaaatcaaatcagactTTTTCTTCACAGAGCATTGAATGAGAATGAAAAATATGGATAGAAAGATTAGAAGGATATATTAAGAGCAAGTGTAAACTATTAAAATTAGACAAAATGGTAGTGATGAATGAATTACAGTAGTGGCCAGATAATGCATAAAATATACTAAATAGATATGCCTGTGTTTGATGCTCCGGTGTTTTAACATGGTGGTATTCTTACTTTGTCTGGCTATCTAAACTCCTTGCTCTGGCCTAAAGATACGCCACGCCCACAGATGTTAGTTTCTTCTctacaatgagtctggatctaaGTACCTCCCCAATGATTTCTAGAATGCAAACACATTCTAGACGTTCTGATTAGTCCCAGAAACCGATGAGTTGGGTCAGATCCAGAACACATATGGGTAAAGCAGGGTTTTGAAAATTTGTAAATgcctttgatactctgattggttagaaatGATCCAATcactgatgactttgttttgtacaacacccctcatATTGACTTCACCACAAATTACTTCAATGATGGCAGAATGAAGTATCTCAGAATGAAGTACAGTATGTAGCGAGTCGTCAGGCAAATTGtcactgtctcctctctgacCCTCCTCTTCAGGAGAAGAGGCTGCAGTGTCTGTCCTTCACCAGTATCAAGGAGAAGGAGTGGCTTATGGAGTCTCTGATTCGCTACATCAAAGTGATTGGTGGCCCACCGGGCAGAGAGGGCCTACTGGTGGGGCTGAAGAATGGAGCTGTGAgtatgactgacagacagacatacagtacacacaaactCTTAGCTAACTTACTTGTATTTATCCAGGTTAGTCTTATTGAGATGCTATTTCCTGTGCCTCAATTCAATCAAATCCTGTGGCTCATTCAATCAAATCCTGTGGTATTAATTTTCTCTTCAGATCCTAAAGATCTTTGTTGACAACCCATTTGCCATCACTCTGCTGAAGCAGTCTACGTCTGTGCGTTGTCTGGACATGAGTACATCCCGCAGCAAGCTGGCCGTGGTGGACGAACACAACACCTGCCTGGTTTACGACATCCACACCAAGGAGCTGCTCTTCCAggtcagaggttaggggtcaAGAGTTATTAAGGCCAAGGTCGAGGTGGCTTCAGTTTAAAATTAGGGTTCACAGGTTATGTTTGTGGGGGTAAAGTGTAACACCCGTCTCCCTTGCTGTCCCACTCCTTTCCTTCGCCTCTGTTTCCCCtgacttccctctctctgtgatcTTCCTTCCACACTTCCCAGGAGCCCAATGCTAACAGCGTAGCCTGGAACACCCAGTGTGAGGACATGCTGTGTTTCTCAGGCAGTGGCTACCTCAACATCAAGGCCAGTAACTTCCCAGTGCATCAGCAGAAGCTGCAGGGCTTCGTGGTGGGCTACAATGGTTCCAAGATCTTCTGCCTGCACGTGTACTCCATGTCCGCCGTGGAGGTGCCTCAGGTGGGCTGGAAGACTAATACTTGAAGAACTGAGCTTTATTTTTCTTCTGTTTAGTTGGGTTTCTAATTATATGTTGAATTGACTGgttccctcttcctttcccttCTTCCTAGTCGGCTCCCATGTACCAGTATCTGGAGAGGAGGATGTTCAAGGAGGCCTATCAGATCGCCTGCCTGGGTGTGACTGACAGTGACTGGAGGGATCTGGCCACAGAAGCACTGGAGGGCCTCGACTTTGACACCTCTAAgaaggtcagacacacacacacacactttttcaaccAGGAACCACTGCAATGCTAGTGTCCATCACTAGATGGTGCAGCCTGAAGCTATTGGTATGTTGAACCTCTCTCATCCTCGTTTGACTAGTGTGATAGAATAGCTGAAGGATGTGGTCTGAGTGGATTCTCTGGATACTGTAAGAGTTCCACTCATTCTGTTTACCCGTGTGTCTCTCTTTCAGGCATTCATCAGAGTACGAGACCTGCGCTACCTGGAGCTCATCAACAGCATTGAGGTACAATATGGCACAGACACACTCCCTTCacatgaataatgaataatggATTAGTCTGAATTGTATGAATCCAAGATCAGAGTTTGTGGCTGTAGAAAACAGAACAGACCACATAGCTTTAATCAGGATGGATTTACTGGCTGACCAGAGCTGCCCATGACGTCATCAAAGCAGTAGCGGTGCATGGGTAAAAAGCTAAGCCAGAAACAAATGCCATATTACAACATATCTGTTGTGAttattgcgttgtttgctctataacctgttagttcatatgccttgcgaccgtgatatatagacctaaggccgagacaataagaagacacagtggcaaaATAAATTCAATCACACCTttatttcatcacaaaaccagagagcaacctctgtctggtgatgtCCACAAAGCATAATGCATGTAACCaatagttacatgacctacagcatggtcaagaaaGTACACGTTTCCgacattttcggactactaaacaaccATTGATTTAGAACCGTGGAGAGTTAGTACAAGTCAACATCatctaatcacctatgcttagtctattACAGTGACAATTAAAAAATACCAAAAACCATTTATGGTGTGGctctccatggttctgatttgtgtgcgtttgtgcaagttaaaaaaatatgttgactcaccctacttgcaGAGAAATGCCAAtgaa from Oncorhynchus tshawytscha isolate Ot180627B linkage group LG22, Otsh_v2.0, whole genome shotgun sequence carries:
- the ift122 gene encoding intraflagellar transport protein 122 homolog isoform X5 gives rise to the protein MRAVPTWIDKVHDRDKVEQCIYDLAFKPDGSQLIVAAGNRVLVYDTSDGTLIQPLKGHKDTVYCVAYAKDGKRFASGSADKSIIIWTSKLEGILKYTHNDSIQCVAYNPVSHQLASCSSGDFGLWSPEQKSVSKHKVNSKITCCGWTNDGQYLALGMMNGVVSIRNKNGEEKVKIERPGGSSSPIWSIAWNPSKDEHNDILAVADWGQKLSFYQLSGKQIGKDRTLTYDPCCVSYFSKGEYIVMGGSDKQASLYTKDGVRLGTIGEQSSWVWTCRVKPDSNYVVLGCQDGTIAFFQLIFSTVHGLYKDRYAYRDSMTDVIVQHLITEQKVRIKCRELVKKIAIYRNRLAIQLPEKILIYELYSDDSSDMHYRIKEKICRKFECNLLVVCSQHIILCQEKRLQCLSFTSIKEKEWLMESLIRYIKVIGGPPGREGLLVGLKNGAILKIFVDNPFAITLLKQSTSVRCLDMSTSRSKLAVVDEHNTCLVYDIHTKELLFQEPNANSVAWNTQCEDMLCFSGSGYLNIKASNFPVHQQKLQGFVVGYNGSKIFCLHVYSMSAVEVPQSAPMYQYLERRMFKEAYQIACLGVTDSDWRDLATEALEGLDFDTSKKAFIRVRDLRYLELINSIEERKKRGESDTELFLADVYAYQGKFHEAARLYKRTGLDSRALSMYTDLRMFEYAKEFVGAADPKNTRMLMSKQADWAKNSKEPRAAAQMYLTAGEHLKAIDIIGEHGWVDMLIDIARKLDKAEREPLAKCAAYFQKLKHHGYASETYSKMGDLQALVHLHVEARHWDEAFALVEKHAQFKDDVYVPYAQWLAENDRFEEAQKAFHKAGRQSEAVKVLEQLTHNAVVESRFNDAAYYYWMLSMQCLDIARENEERKEEMLKKFKRFQHLAELYHVYHSIQRYTDEPFSSHMPETLFNISRYLLHNLTKDVPLGISKVNTLYALAKQSRTLGAFKLARHAYEKLQELHVPSRFQESMDLGSLTVRSKPYHDNEDLIPMCYRCSTNNPLLNSQGSVCINCKQPFIYSASSYEVLPLVQFYLDKGIGDEEAVSLIDLEVPCIDRKAARWQEMSSGESQSLKLDDGTEDTEEDPFMAKLSFEQGGSDFVPVVVSRSVLRSMSRRDVLIKRWPKPLQWEYYRSLLPDVSITMCPSCFQMFHSEDYELLVLQHNCCPYCRRPIDEPN
- the ift122 gene encoding intraflagellar transport protein 122 homolog isoform X1 — its product is MLLLRHNDSIQCVAYNPVSHQLASCSSGDFGLWSPEQKSVSKHKVNSKITCCGWTNDGQYLALGMMNGVVSIRNKNGEEKVKIERPGGSSSPIWSIAWNPSKDWWKWMPFCEGEDDEAVDVDSSMPEPLCLVIDTAYSQSCSSRVEVLGLGRQLERERQVGRGAETDRPEGEEEEPMLQGGFSDPDHFSQLRDEHNDILAVADWGQKLSFYQLSGKQIGKDRTLTYDPCCVSYFSKGEYIVMGGSDKQASLYTKDGVRLGTIGEQSSWVWTCRVKPDSNYVVLGCQDGTIAFFQLIFSTVHGLYKDRYAYRDSMTDVIVQHLITEQKVRIKCRELVKKIAIYRNRLAIQLPEKILIYELYSDDSSDMHYRIKEKICRKFECNLLVVCSQHIILCQEKRLQCLSFTSIKEKEWLMESLIRYIKVIGGPPGREGLLVGLKNGAILKIFVDNPFAITLLKQSTSVRCLDMSTSRSKLAVVDEHNTCLVYDIHTKELLFQEPNANSVAWNTQCEDMLCFSGSGYLNIKASNFPVHQQKLQGFVVGYNGSKIFCLHVYSMSAVEVPQSAPMYQYLERRMFKEAYQIACLGVTDSDWRDLATEALEGLDFDTSKKAFIRVRDLRYLELINSIEERKKRGESDTELFLADVYAYQGKFHEAARLYKRTGLDSRALSMYTDLRMFEYAKEFVGAADPKNTRMLMSKQADWAKNSKEPRAAAQMYLTAGEHLKAIDIIGEHGWVDMLIDIARKLDKAEREPLAKCAAYFQKLKHHGYASETYSKMGDLQALVHLHVEARHWDEAFALVEKHAQFKDDVYVPYAQWLAENDRFEEAQKAFHKAGRQSEAVKVLEQLTHNAVVESRFNDAAYYYWMLSMQCLDIARENEERKEEMLKKFKRFQHLAELYHVYHSIQRYTDEPFSSHMPETLFNISRYLLHNLTKDVPLGISKVNTLYALAKQSRTLGAFKLARHAYEKLQELHVPSRFQESMDLGSLTVRSKPYHDNEDLIPMCYRCSTNNPLLNSQGSVCINCKQPFIYSASSYEVLPLVQFYLDKGIGDEEAVSLIDLEVPCIDRKAARWQEMSSGESQSLKLDDGTEDTEEDPFMAKLSFEQGGSDFVPVVVSRSVLRSMSRRDVLIKRWPKPLQWEYYRSLLPDVSITMCPSCFQMFHSEDYELLVLQHNCCPYCRRPIDEPN